Proteins from a single region of Strix uralensis isolate ZFMK-TIS-50842 chromosome 12, bStrUra1, whole genome shotgun sequence:
- the OSGIN1 gene encoding oxidative stress-induced growth inhibitor 1, with translation MLPDGKMYALLTRPQNKSGFKPLPVVIIGNGPSGICLSYLLSGYTPYFKRDSLHPHPILQRKLEEAPDVSILDQDLEYLSEGLEGRSHSPVALLFDTLQRPDTDFGGTAESVLTWWHETYRAIPHLVLGRNAPGGAWHSIEGSMVTLSRGEWMGLPGLPFKDWLKQKRRGLRNNRATAKDIAQYYQHYVMKKGLQKNFRCGTVVTSVRKVSAESISNHGQKDLQENSDSLWNINEKNTEVFQVDGFFKTVKGDKESFSIYAENVVLATGTYDSPTWLGVKGENLYYVHHQLSALEEAVKDNSIGITSDPVLIVGAGLTAADAILFAHHCNIPVIHVFRRRVSDPGLIFNQLPKMMYPEYHKVHQMMKEQSADCAGPYECYLSFPEHHVLSFGKDKKCIFQDKNGYQKVYKISMALVLTGSNPNLSFLPNNGIDLAMDSDQPVNSKRNPIDVDPFTYECTQEKGLYALGPLAGDNFVRFVQGGALAVASSLLKKANKNPP, from the exons ATGCTTCCGGACGGGAAGATGTATGCATTGTTGACTAGACCCCAAAATAAAAGTGGGTTTAAGCCACTGCCTGTTGTGATCATAG GGAATGGACCTTCAGGAATCTGTCTCTCATATTTGCTGTCAGGCTATACCCCTTACTTCAAAAGAGACTCTCTCCATCCTCATCCCATTCTCCAGAGGAAACTGGAAGAGGCACCAGATGTCTCCATTTTGGACCAG GATTTGGAGTATCTGTCTGAAGGCTTGGAAGGACGATCCCACAGCCCTGTGGCTCTTCTGTTTGACACTCTTCAGCGTCCAGACACGGACTTTGGTGGAACAGCAGAATCCGTCCTCACATGGTGGCATGAGACTTACAGAGCCATCCCCCACCTGGTCCTTGGCAGGAACGCTCCTGGAGGTGCCTGGCAT TCTATCGAGGGCTCTATGGTTACCCTGAGCAGAGGGGAATGGATGGGACTCCCAGGTCTCCCGTTCAAAGACTGGCTAAAGCAAAAGAGAAG AGGCCTCAGAAACAATAGAGCCACAGCAAAAGACATTGCTCAATATTACCAACACTATGTGATGAAGAAAGGACTGCAGAAGAATTTCAGATGTGGTACTGTTGTGACCTCTGTGAGGAAAGTGAGTGCAGAGAGCATTTCCAATCATGGACAGAAGGATCTGCAGGAGAATAGTGACTCACTCTGGAACATCaatgagaaaaatacagaggtCTTTCAGGTGGACGGATTTTTCAAAACTGTGAAAGGTGATAAAGAGTCCTTTTCCATCTATGCAGAGAATGTGGTCTTAGCTACAGGAACATACGATAGTCCTACTTGGCTTGGGGTCAAGGGAGAGAATCTTTACTATGTCCATCACCAGCTGTCTGCCCTAGAGGAAGCAGTGAAGGACAACAGCATTGGCATCACGTCAGATCCAGTCTTGATTGTAGGTGCTGGTCTGACAGCTGCTGATGCAATTCTCTTTGCTCACCATTGCAATATTCCTGTAATCCATGTTTTTCGCAGAAGAGTCAGTGATCCAGGTCTTATTTTTAACCAGCTCCCCAAAATGATGTACCCTGAATACCACAAAGTCCATCAGATGATGAAAGAACAGTCAGCTGATTGTGCTGGACCCTATGAGTGTTACCTTAGCTTTCCTGAACATCATGTGCTATCCTTTGGCAAGGACAAGAAATGTATCTTTCAAGACAAGAACGGCTACCAGAAAGTTTATAAAATTTCCATGGCTCTTGTTCTAACTGGCTCAAACCCCAACCTCTCCTTTCTGCCAAATAATGGCATTGACTTGGCAATGGACAGTGACCAACCAGTCAATTCAAAGAGGAACCCCATAGATGTTGACCCATTCACCTATGAATGCACTCAGGAGAAAGGGCTTTATGCTCTAGGACCTCTAGCTGGAGATAACTTTGTACGCTTTGTACAGGGAGGGGCTCTGGCTGTTGCCAGCTCTCTGTTAAAGAAAGCCAACAAAAATCCCCcctaa